Genomic window (Sediminispirochaeta smaragdinae DSM 11293):
TATTTACTGTTCCGAATCCTGGTGGTCTGCATACCCTTTTTCCTGTAACAGACTCGATTTAGTGCCGGTGCTTGCTTTTTTTCCATGCTTTCTCCTCCAGGTGGCTACTGGAAAAGGAATTACGTTCCTCCAACCACCAGGATTCGGAACAGTAGGTTTTCTTTACAAAAAAAAAGACCGCTCATTTCGAGCGGTCTTTTGGGTTGTGCACTTTCTTAGCCGATAACTGCAAGGATATCGGAAAAACGAAGTAGCAGATGTTCCTCTCCGTCGACTTTGATCTGAGTTCCGGCATATTTGTCGTACATCACCTTGTCGCCAGCCTTTACCTTGATCGTTTCGTCGTCCCCGATCTCGACAACCACGCCAGTCTGTGTCTTTTCCTGAGCAGTCTGGGGTATGAAAATCCCTCCTGCAGTCTTCTCTTCACCAGATTCAAGTTTTACCAAAACGCGGTCACCAAGGGGTTTTATCTTCATACCATCCTCCTGAAAATGTGTTTGAAATATGATTGATTGAACTACTCAATAGCTGAAGCAAATATACGCATGAACCGGTTGGTGGTCAAGAAAAAGCTGTAAAAAGTGTTGCTTGTCCCATGAGCTAAGTTATAGTATCTTAATGGGGGGAGAGTGTGTAGGTATGGGAAATTCTGAAAACGGTATTATCTATCACGATTTCGGGTCAAGACGATGCGACTACCCTCAGAAAGGGGGGCTTCAGCAGCGGTATCGTGAGGACTGGCGCCGCTTTTATGTTATCCAGCTTCATCAATACCTTTCCGTCAAGCGTTCCGGCCGACTCGGCAGTCAAGCCGAAGGGGATATGATTCGGGATCT
Coding sequences:
- a CDS encoding co-chaperone GroES, whose amino-acid sequence is MKIKPLGDRVLVKLESGEEKTAGGIFIPQTAQEKTQTGVVVEIGDDETIKVKAGDKVMYDKYAGTQIKVDGEEHLLLRFSDILAVIG